The following is a genomic window from Apis cerana isolate GH-2021 linkage group LG6, AcerK_1.0, whole genome shotgun sequence.
TTAAATCTCATCTCATTCTcgaaaactttaataatatttttaggaaCACTTAAGAATTCACCTTTTTCTTTGAAGTttgaagttttatatatttattgatttatatattaaatactagatttaaataagttttttaaattttcaaatagatGATTTgcgcaatataaaaaattttgttctttttattaaaatttgatactagcttcaaaaaaattaattaaatcatatcgATTACGAAGTAATCAATTGCTTccaattaaacataaaataatacaattatctttattaagtAGCAcgcttatttaaattaaatgatagaataatgttttttgtaaatatgaaaacaaatgattaataagaaatacacaattatataaggaattttattaaaatgttattatattatatatttagttataacTTATATAGATAACtgcagaatttttttctcttaaaatttttttttctcaaaatttcgagtcaatttttaacataatataaaattttaatataattatacgatataatcttgatattatattaaattaaaataaataaataaattgacaaatttatataaatgtaataataataataatataaatgcaaatataatacgtaataaaatataataaaaataaagattatattatctaaCAGTGTTATCAAGTTCTAAGGGATGCGTGCACGAAATTAAAAGGACAACTACAACCAAGTGCCAAACCGTTCGTTCCTGTTCTCACATATGTGCTAAATCCAAAATCGATTACGATGGGTCAGCTGTACGGGGAATACGATCTTAATACACGCGAATGGTGAGTGAAATCCCGTGATATTACGGTATCAAGTGGTTTCAGCGTGTGAATCAAATGGAGTTCTTCTTTTTCAGGATTTATGATATACCAtcaacttgaaaaataaaaatattatttttagaaatattagtaAAGATCATAGGTTACATAAAAtggattatatcaatttttctaaaatttaagaattaattttcaaattttcaaatattatttattatataattaaatattcatttaatattatatttatgcgaacaaataatttttcttcttatcttttcaacttgttaatttgtaaaatttatataggttatcttatttaaaattcatttaaatgatttcaaattatcaaaatttagaaaaaaattaatctcataAAATGTAATGATGTCTTCAAActcattattcaattttttattgaaataattcttgcaaatttcaattaagtgGGAAATTTTGTATCtcagaatttcaaattttgtatctttatatacacattataTGTGAGATATAATGCATTCTCTATATACCTATTTACATGCATTTACGAATCCTCGCATTTAGAATTTAAGTAGTTTatatgaaaacaaaataattctttttcgttcCAGTTTTTACGCATAATATTGaggtataaaaaaatctttgaataattaataattgcttaaatagttacttttttatatgatttattatatattaatttccaaaataaagaaaaagaaatgtattgaaaaatttaaaaatttaaaaattttacataattacataagattaagatatatattttagcagatttaatgttaaaaattattcataatattaatcttacataatattacgatttatcatgaaaaatattgaatggttctttcatgaaaatatacatgtatgacAATATATCTACATGAATAACATTTGCGGAAACATGATtgctttattttaaacaaacacAAAAAATGGATTCATGCATCACTTTCAatcttaaacaaatatttgaaaattcaaaaaaaaaatattctcacgTAGAAATCCAGTTAAACAAATttcagttaaaaaattttttcgcatATACACAATACATACAATAGTTTcatgaaaatgtatttttatactaaACCATTATTGTTGATACTATTTATagatgttttttatttctctatttttatttctctattaatttaaaatcttatgaCTATTTTCGAATCGTAAATTTCAAACTTCAAATCTCGTGAATCGTtatataagaaagatattatattttcctggATAATCCTGCAATTTagcgaattttttgaattttaactatttgatttcttcttaaaattatattttaatagtgatattctaaaaatgaaatcaaagaaatttcattaataattataaatcattaaattataaaattatctttcttatattaaattatataaatagtgtTAGATATTTTggcagaaatttatttttcaaataaaaacatgattttatgtaatgtgtaatagaatatattaattttcgtttaaaatatgtaaaacaatttataaatttttctttttttcttttaggactgatggaattttttcaacattacTTAGAGCTGGAATAGCTGCAACGGATCAAAACAAACGTTGGTTCATATTCGATGGACCTGTCGATGCTCTGTGGATCGAGAATATGAATACTGTTCTAgacgataataaaaaactttgttTGACATCTGGTGAAATAATGAAGATCCTGCCTACAATGACGATGATGTTCGAAGTCGCTGATTTAAGAGTGGCTTCACCAGCTACTGTTTCAAGgttaatttcgaataactataaatttttaatttttaattaagcaataaataattaataagttttgattaataactatgtttttgataaaatacacATTATgacagatattaattatatttttgatttatattatatttttatatatttttatttctagggAAATTAATATAGTGCCATCTATTATTTTGgtgaattttattagaaacgaagatatttattatgcacgtcatacatttattttatatacatgatGTTTCATTTagtattactattttaatttatatcgttacttttaaaaaaatattttagataaaagttgaatgatttctagaaatatttagaaacacattctgatattatttataataaatagatatataggagtcgtatataaatgttattttacataattttagaaaattttattaactctttttaattatagaaaattcaatGCATATAGTTGTATTATTGATCTATATGATCGACTTTTACTACTTGTTATATACGGCTGTATGATTGATctatattatcgaaataaataatgtaattaatttcttcaaaatccgGATTATATATCctagaataatataagaaatgtgCTTAATTAcgctttttatatcaaaatactcGGATACATTACttgaaatcgaaatatataacgaatcaatcgattcgattcgcaACAAGTATTGTGCActatgaaaaaaggaaaataatcggaataagaaaagataataaatgattatcgaaagaataaagaaacattaaaaataaaaacaaaatcattttatggtgaaaatatttatacacgtatcacatatacaataatatataacacaatatatgtatatatttatatatatataatagtttaatttattattctcagATGCGGCATGGTATATATGCAACCAGAAGATTTGGGCCTCGAaccttttattaattgttggaTAAAGCAATTACCTAAAGTAAGTCTTatgattaatcaaaattttgataatttaattattaattggaaCTCAGATTCTCTGATTTATATAGCTcaagaatttctttattatttgagaaatcaatcaaataattattccagTAGTTTATTAGTAACTTAATCTgaacaataaaagaaattcttctaaattatGTAAGACATTTTCAAAGAATGTAACTTGCACTGATTAGCTTTGTTGAATGCTTCGATTGTAAAGAGTAATTAATAGAGTAACTTAAATAGAACcttgttattgaattattggaaaaatagttataagaaaataataaaaaaaataaatatacaattacagAACATGAGTGGACATATCGAAAGAATTATCGAATTGAcgaagcaatttttatttccgggATTGAAGATTTTACGTAGTCGTTTACGGGAAATCGAGACAACCGTTAATTATGGAATGGTGCAATCTTACATAAACTTGATGAACTTTCGTATTGGTCCCATGGCTGGTCGAGAAGGGAAACCTCCACCACCTGCCCCTTTCCAAGAACTAATTCGTAAGAattgcattaaattattatattaatttaaatttaagtaagTAATAACAATCTTGAAAgtgaaattattgcaatattaaaaagttatatatgtatatttattgtagAAGTTAGATTCTGGACcatgatgaaatatttataaactactACTACTGGCTACTATATGAGTTACATATACTACTACAAATCTCTGTAAcagaacatttatttaaaattgtatgtatttaatatcaaaactaaaaaaaacatacaattGCAGCATTAAAAAGGAAGACTGAATTAAaagtgaattattaaaaataaaaaaataaaccattgatgtaattaatttttaacaacaaGTTGGCTGCTTTTTATTGTCATATTTTACACtaattttgaatcaaattttttttatcaattttaaaagcacaataaaaaaaaacaacgcaTCATTCTAGCCCAATTGCTCTCACCTTGGACGTCTTTCGCGACAGTGTGGAGTCTTGGAGCGAGTTGCGATTACAACAGTCGTTGTATATTCAGCGAGTGGATAAGGAATGtgcaaaaaagatataaacacGAATTACCATTCCCTGAAGAAGGTTTGGTATACGACTACAGGTAattattttcctctctttttttttttgtttcaatgtaaaaaattcttctattcTCTAGACTGCACGACGGTGGTTTCACGGATACAATTGATGGCCTAGAACCAATTCCACCAAAATGGTACAAATGGTTGGACGACATTCCTCCGATGATAATTACACTCGACATGAAATTCGtaggtgaaaaaagaaaaaaaagaaaatgatcgaattacgtgaaatttaaaaaaatagttcaattttatattggaaTCGTATCACAGACATGGAAATACCAACAATGAACAGCGTAAGAAACGCAGCCTTAGTAGGTTATCTATTGATCAATGAATCGAATCCTCTTTGCATTGGGCCAACTGGAAGCGGGAAAACGTTGACAGTAAGCGCCAAACTTATGAGACACATGCACAAAAAGTACATCTGCGACTTTATTACTTTCTCTGCCAGAACTACCGCAAACCAGACTcaggtatattatttatatcttgtattttaataatcatggcttaaaatattctctgaaaatattttaaaaaaattttcccattatacttttatatatatgtgtatctcTAAAAAGGATTTAGTTgacgaaaaattgatcaaaaggCGTAGAGACGTGTATGGACCGCCATTGCTTCGAAAACaagtatttttcatcgatgatTTAAACATGCCTGCACTTGATACATTTGGAGCTCAGCCTCCACTTGAATTGGTCAGACAATTCATGGATTTTAAAGgtaattcgttttaatttattatattatatatatatattttttaattattctatgaattatatttttattaaaagtttttattgtaattttacacacggaaataaacgaaactaacgaagttgaaaatataaatgcgaAAATAACGGatagatatttatacacaaatcgcgtaaaggaattaaaaataggAGAAAATACTATTTCAGGATGGTACGACCGAAAGGACATCGGTTTATTCAGGTGGATCGAAGACGTAAATTTTATCGCTGCGATGGGACCGCCTGGTGGCGGTAGAAATCCAGTAACTCCCAGATTGTTGCGACATTTCCATTTCATTGCATTCCCGGAAATGGAGGAAGACGATaaggtaatttttaaacgacgCTCTTCTCCGTCAGTTAACGACCGTAAACGGAGAGCCGGAAGCAATTAAGAAAGAAGAcggaataatttatcttcgtCTGTCGCTCGAATGTGTCAAATTTCCGCCCATCTCTCGATACTATTTTTTCCACCTTAATTCAATCTCtttaattatggaaaaaaaaacaattttaacttttaagatTCAATTGCTTGAATCAACTCTAAATCAATATATCTTGTGCTTCTTTgtgaattgtaatataaaggtaaaattcatgataaaacaatttaaattaaatatgacatttacaattctcaaaaaaaaacttagcctgaaattatcttgaaatttatttcgagttAAACACTATCTGAACATTTAATATTGACATAAggtttaataaattgtacacTTTcaagaaaaagtaagaaagCTCGATTTCTGAACCTCACCTAGGTGTACATAACCTTAAAAAAATGAAGGGGTGGCAGATAACAGCAGGTGACACTCGTTCATTTCCCTTTACGCCGTTTATCCGGTTTTATTCCGTCGAGTCGTCAATACACGCCcacaatgaataattatggttcgtgaaaaagataaagtatCCGTCGGTGGTTGGTTTTATTTGTTCTCTCCCCCAGACTCAACGCAATTAGGTATCGTAAATCGTCCTAGTGCCTAcccataatttatttcgatcacCAGTTTAGGCTAATAACGAGATCCTATAACACACTTCCAGTAGAATCTGTTTTACCCTTcgtgttttttaaaaagatcagGCAAGGTCAAATCGGGGACACGATTATCTAACACTCGTCGAATATGTTTAtgcgataattttgaaaatatgaaagatcttttatttttaaaaacgaaagaattgttttcttatattagTTTCAAGATGATATAATTTGGGTTATTTCTTTAcgattaagtaaaaatttattaatattttagtcaATCTTAaaggtaaattaatattattattgacatttttatattcagaGACACATTTTCGGGACGATTCTGAAATCCTGGTTGTCCCTCACTCCTTTTATACACATGCTGGATGTTTTTATAACCACAACATTGAATTTGTATACAATCATATGCAAAGAAATGTTGCCGACACCTCTCAAGTCCCattatacttttaatcttCGTGATCTCAGTAAAGTGTTTCAGGGAATGCTTATGGCGAATCCACAAAAAATAGAGGTTTGTACAAATTAtcgcaataataaaaaataaacaaaataaaaaatatgtatacataataatagcgatcatgaaataaaattcttgaaatatagattttattcttctttaaaaaaactttacgtAACAAACATATTTCTTACATTACAGCATCTGAACAAGTTATTATTACTCTGGTATCACGAAAATGTACGAGTGTACAGCGATCGATTAATAAACGACGAAGACCGGAATTGGTTCGATCAACTCTTGCGAAATATGATGAAAACAGAATTTGAATGTGATCCTAACGAAATTATCGgtgatcaaataatatttttcggtGATTTCATGGGAGTCATCAaagaatatgaagaaataatcaATCACAAAAAAgcaagtatattaattttactggaaataatttaaaattatacgataagaTCAACAAggcttataatattaaatttatatatttttgtaaatttcgctataatatttaaaaaatacataataaaaagaagaatttcgtagaaaaaaagttattgcaaaatatttaataaggaaTCTCAATGATTGATTTcgtacttatatttataactcgCGTCTGTTGTTATTAATCGTCGATGCAAATCTTTCCAGATGCAAGAAGTATTGGAAGAATTTCTCGAAGATTATAATGCTATCTCTGTAAGCCCTATGAAGCTAGTACTATTTCAAGATGCCATAGGTCACATATGTagaataaatcgaattatacGACAGCCTCGAGGAAATGCTCTTCTCCTAGGAATGGGAGGATCaggtgtaaaaatatatttggaattaatGTCCCTCTTTTTCATTCACTCTTATTCGTCGTTGCTATTGAGAGAAtgtgatattgaaatttacttttttcttctgataaataaatgagaacagaaatttttcataaatatgaaaataagaaattattataaactcagataaataacatttttagaaaattataaa
Proteins encoded in this region:
- the LOC133666314 gene encoding dynein axonemal heavy chain 1-like, which encodes MGQLYGEYDLNTREWTDGIFSTLLRAGIAATDQNKRWFIFDGPVDALWIENMNTVLDDNKKLCLTSGEIMKILPTMTMMFEVADLRVASPATVSRCGMVYMQPEDLGLEPFINCWIKQLPKNMSGHIERIIELTKQFLFPGLKILRSRLREIETTVNYGMVQSYINLMNFRIGPMAGREGKPPPPAPFQELIPQLLSPWTSFATVWSLGASCDYNSRCIFSEWIRNVQKRYKHELPFPEEGLVYDYRLHDGGFTDTIDGLEPIPPKWYKWLDDIPPMIITLDMKFVGEKRKKRK